The sequence below is a genomic window from Sorangiineae bacterium MSr12523.
AGGTCGCCCCTCCGCTGAGATCAGCCTTCACGACGGCGAGGCTGGCACGCCGATCCTTGCCGGCGCGCCGCACGAGTCCGATGGCGTAGCCGTCGTTCGTCGCCACGCCCTCACCGACCAAGGCATCGCCGCGCGCGAATCCTTCGCCGAGTGCGACGGCATTGGGCTCGCGCGTGCAGCGCGCGGGAAGGCCGCCCTCGGGCACGCCGGCATCGGCCGCGGACTCGGCGCGGCCCGGCGAGGAGCAGGCCCGGATGACCAGGGTCAAGCCCACCGCGCACACGGCCGCCCATGCGGCGACCGAGAGCAGGAGCCTTTTCGGCATGCCGAACGGCATTGCCTAGCCGAGGGCGCGCGTCGCGGTGATGGGGCCCTGGAAGCCGTCGATCACCTCGAGCGCCAGCTCGTATTTCTCGAGCGGCGGCATGATGTACGCGCCGGCCACCTTGTCGCGCACGGCCGCGAGCATCTCGCGCGCGATGGCCACGCCTTCCTTGCGGCCCGCGGCACCGCTTCCCGCTTTGCGCATGCGCTCGCGCACGTGCTCGGGAACCTGCATGCCCGGCACCTCGTTGTGCAAGAACTCCGCGTTGCGGTAGCTCGCCAGCGGCAAAAGGCCCACGAGCACGGGCAATTGGAGCGGCGCGATGTCGGCGAGGAACCGATCGAGCGCCGCCGGATCGTAGACGGGCTGGGTCATCACCAGCTCGGCCCCCGCCTCCTTCTTCAACTTGAGGCGCTCGATCTCGCGCGGGTAGTTCAGCGCGGAAGGTTCGGCGCCGGTGGCGAGCACGAAGCGCGTGACGTCGCCCAGCGCGCGGCCGCCGGGGTCGATGCCGTTGTTCAAACGCGCGGCGAGCTTCAAAATGCCGATGGAATCGAGATCGTAGACGGGGGTCGCATCGGGGAACTCGCCCATTTTCGGCGGGTCGCCGGTGATGACGACGAGGTTGCGAATGCCCATGTCGTGCGCACCGAGAAGATGCGCCAGGGTGCCGAGCAGATTGCGATCGCGCCCGCAGACGTGAAGGATGGTCTCGATGCCGACCTCGCGCTGGATGCGTCCGGCCATGACGAGGTTGCTCATGCGCGCTTGCGCGCGGGCGCCATCGGCGATGTTGATGACATCGACGCCGCCCTCTTTGAGCATGCGCGCGGCGTTCACCGCCTTCGAGGGGTCGAGGCCAATGGGCGGGTTGACCTCGACGGAGACGACGAAGCGTTTGCCGATTTTGCTGGCGAGATCGCTCTTCTTTTCGAACGACACGGGCAAGAGGCCACGCGGAAGAGCAGCGACCTGCGAGGTGCCTTCGTCACGCACGACGACGCTGGAATCTGGCTCGCGCGCATCGGCGGCACCGGCCATACGCGCCGAGGCTGCGATGCGCTTGATGTGCTCGGGCGTGGTGCCGCAACACCCGCCGACGGCGCGCACGCCAAGCTTGAACATGCGGCGCGCATACAGGCCGAAGTACTCGGGGGTGGAGACGTAAACGAGGCGCTCGTCCACGCGGCGCGGGAGGCCTGCGTTGGGCACCGCCCAGACGGGAAGGCCGAGCCGGAGCATCTGCTCGGCGGCGGAGAGGACGTTCATGGGGCCATCGGAGCAGTTGACCCCGACGACGGCGGCGCCCTCGTCCCGGAGCTGCGAGGCGATTTCCAGCGCGGAGGTGCCGTCGGCCATGCGGCCGTGCTCGTCGAGGGATGCGCACGCCACGACCGGCACTTTGCCAGCCGAAGCCTTCACGGCCGCATCCAACGCAACGAGGAGCTCGTTGGGCTGGCGGAACGTCTCCACCACGAGAACGTCGATCCCAGCTTCGACGAGCGCATCCGCCTGCTCGCGCAGGGCCACCCGGACCTTGGCGAGATCGCTCGCGCTGGCCTCGCCGAGGAAGTAGCCGCTGGGTCCGATGGCACCGGCCACGTACGCACGCCCGCCTGCCGCCGCACGCGCGAGGGCCACGCCCGCCAGATTGAGCTCGCGCACGCGCGACTGGAGGCCGTGCTTCTCGAGGCGAAGCGCGTTCGCACCGAAGGTGTTCGTCTCCAGCACGGTGGCGCCGGCACGCACGTAATCCTCGTGAACGCGGGTGACGACCTCGGCGCGGGAAACGTTGAGCTCTTCGAAGCACGTGCTGTAAAGGATGCCTCGCTCGTAGAGCTGCGTGCCCATAGCCCCATCGACGACGAGGGGTTCGGACGCAAGGTGCTCGAGGAACGGACGTAGGGGACGCGCAGTCATTTCCGCGAAGGTATAGCTCGGATGTACCGGGAGCGCAGCGGGAACGCGCTCGGGCCGCTATAAAGGATCCCGTGAGCGAGCTCTCCATCGAACTGGAACGTGCCCTTCCCTCCCTGCGAAGGAGTACCGATTCGGCCGATCGCGTCGCCTACGCGCGCGATCTCTGGCCGCGCCATCACCTGGCGGTACGCGCGGGAAACGTGGCGGAGCATCGCCCCGGCGTGATCGTGTGGCCGGCTTCCACCGAGGAGGTGCAATCGCTCGTGCAGTGGGCACGCCGAACGCGCACGCCGCTGGTTCCATTCGGTGCGGGGAGCGGCGTGTGCGCGGGCATCTTGCCGCGCGAGGACGTGGTGGTTGTCGATTTGAAGCGCATGAACCGATGGCGCGCCTTCGATCCAAACGCGCCATCGCTCGACGTGGAGGCCGGGCACATGGGTCTTCCGTTGGAGGAGGAGCTGGGGCGGCACGGCTTCACCTTGGGGCATTTTCCTTCGTCGATTCTGTGCAGCACCGTGGGCGGCTGGGTCGCGGCGCGCAGTGCAGGGCAGAACTCGGGCTACTACGGAAAGATCGAGGACATGGTGGCCTCGCTCGAATGCGTCACCGGGCGTGGCGAGGTCGTGCGGCTGCATCGGCGCACGAATGGGCCCGACTTGGTGCCACTGGTCGTGGGCAGCGAGGGGACGTTGGCCATCGTCACGTCGGCGACGTTGCGGCTTCACCGCGCCCCCGAGTCGCGTGGGTTTGCGTCGTGGAGCTTTCCCTCGACGGAAGATGGGTGGGAGGCGATGCGTGTGCTCTTTCAATCGGGGCTGCGGCCGGCGGTCTGTCGTCTGTACGATCCGTTCGACGCGATGCTGGCGCGCCGCGGAAGCGTGAAGAGTCATGCTTCTGGGAAGAAGAAGGCGCCGGGCGCAGGCGCTGCGGCATTGCGGGCGCTGTTGCGAAGGCCGGCGGCGTTCAATGCGCTCGTCGACAGCGGGCTCGGGACGAAAGCGTTCGGCGGTGCGCTCATCGTGGCCGTGTTCGAGGGACAGGGCGAGCAGCCGACACGCGATGCGGAGGCGGCGCGAAGGCTCGTGGAATCGTGCCGCGGCGAGTACCTCGGTGAAGGTCCCGCGCGCCGCTGGATGGCGCACCGGTACTCCATCAGCTACCGGCAGGCTCCG
It includes:
- a CDS encoding bifunctional homocysteine S-methyltransferase/methylenetetrahydrofolate reductase translates to MTARPLRPFLEHLASEPLVVDGAMGTQLYERGILYSTCFEELNVSRAEVVTRVHEDYVRAGATVLETNTFGANALRLEKHGLQSRVRELNLAGVALARAAAGGRAYVAGAIGPSGYFLGEASASDLAKVRVALREQADALVEAGIDVLVVETFRQPNELLVALDAAVKASAGKVPVVACASLDEHGRMADGTSALEIASQLRDEGAAVVGVNCSDGPMNVLSAAEQMLRLGLPVWAVPNAGLPRRVDERLVYVSTPEYFGLYARRMFKLGVRAVGGCCGTTPEHIKRIAASARMAGAADAREPDSSVVVRDEGTSQVAALPRGLLPVSFEKKSDLASKIGKRFVVSVEVNPPIGLDPSKAVNAARMLKEGGVDVINIADGARAQARMSNLVMAGRIQREVGIETILHVCGRDRNLLGTLAHLLGAHDMGIRNLVVITGDPPKMGEFPDATPVYDLDSIGILKLAARLNNGIDPGGRALGDVTRFVLATGAEPSALNYPREIERLKLKKEAGAELVMTQPVYDPAALDRFLADIAPLQLPVLVGLLPLASYRNAEFLHNEVPGMQVPEHVRERMRKAGSGAAGRKEGVAIAREMLAAVRDKVAGAYIMPPLEKYELALEVIDGFQGPITATRALG
- a CDS encoding FAD-binding oxidoreductase; translated protein: MSELSIELERALPSLRRSTDSADRVAYARDLWPRHHLAVRAGNVAEHRPGVIVWPASTEEVQSLVQWARRTRTPLVPFGAGSGVCAGILPREDVVVVDLKRMNRWRAFDPNAPSLDVEAGHMGLPLEEELGRHGFTLGHFPSSILCSTVGGWVAARSAGQNSGYYGKIEDMVASLECVTGRGEVVRLHRRTNGPDLVPLVVGSEGTLAIVTSATLRLHRAPESRGFASWSFPSTEDGWEAMRVLFQSGLRPAVCRLYDPFDAMLARRGSVKSHASGKKKAPGAGAAALRALLRRPAAFNALVDSGLGTKAFGGALIVAVFEGQGEQPTRDAEAARRLVESCRGEYLGEGPARRWMAHRYSISYRQAPTIASGLFLDTMEVCATWSRLGALYHGVRRALGESVFVMAHLSHAYPDGCCIYFSFAGSAAPGARAGEWDAACERVYDATWQRALDAAIAAGGTLAHHHGAGRSKAPRLGRELGRGVEVVRALKRAFDPDSVLNPGNLIPPIEPFPYADDAHAKAVHA